CGGTCAATCGCGAAGGAGTTAGATCGAATCTATGTATTCAGTCAAAACCAAGTTGACATTTTTGCGGAAATCGGGATTCAGAGCGACCGGGTCTTACCGGTCGATTTCGGCGTCGATCACGACTTCTTCACCCCCGCGCCCACTTCCACGAGGCGTTTCCAAGTGCTCTCAGTTGGTATCGACAGGGGGCGTGATTATCAATCACTAGTTGATGCAGCAAGGTTGTTACCAGCGGTTGAATTCCAAATCTTCACCCAGGCGGGGCGTTTTTCGCCAGATGATCTTCCCCGCAACGTGACCGTAAATTCACCTGTCTCACTCGAGGAACATCGGGAGAATCTTCGATCTGCGAAACTTGTCGTGATTCCCACGCACGATCTTGCCTATCCAACGGGGCAAAGCGTTTTACTCGAAGCCTCCGCCTGTGCCAGGCCAGTGCTTATTACAGATACTGAGCCGATGCGTGAATACGTAATTGATGGTGAAACCGGTCTATTTATGCCACTTCATGACGCAGAAGGGGTGGCGTCATCGATTTCATCCGCATTGGCGGACGAAGTGCGTCTCAATCGGATCGGAAAGGCTGCGCGAAGAAGTGTTGAGTCGAAGTTTAATTTCGATAGCATGTGGGAAACTATCGCCGATGACTTGCGTGGCCTGACCACATCAAAGTTGTAATAGTTCTACGATTCTGTCATTGAAGTCGAATCGTAGAACGCGCACATTTGGTTATTTGCCGTTGGTCTTTAGTTTAGTCAAAATTGTGAAGAAACCAGCTGAGGGGTTTGGTTGCTCTCGGGCTCTTGAGAATATGAAACTAGCGCGTGACTGCGACAGATGCCGCATCGTGTCGGCATCCTCTTTAGCTTCGCGCGTCAGAAGTAGGCGGGCTGAGCGTCGTGTCGGAGGTTGATTTCCAGTCTCTCTTTCGCCGACTCGCACTCCGTATAGACGGGAGTTCAAACAACAGCTTGAAACGGTCATAGAAGATCGCCACAACGATAGGGACGCCGAACCCGGCAATGAGGACTAACGCGTAGAACAATGCCGCCGAGGTTTCCGCAAGGCCACCCGCGAAGAGTGTGAGAACGATCATGACCGGCGCATGGACGCAGTAGAGAACGATTGACCGGCGGCCCGCGAACTCCAGCCACGGCATCCGTGGGAGTCGAGGCATGATCCACAACGCGACGATCAGGCCGGGCAGGCTTACGAGAAGGGTCCACGGCGCGTCATGGTTGACGGCCACATGTCCCAACATGCTGCCTACTCCTAGGACTATTGCAGCCAGCCCAGATGCGGCCGGGAGCCAAGGTCCTCGGGACTGAATCCATGGCAAGTAGCGATAAACGGTGGCGCCGATGAAAAAGAAGGCGCCGAAGAAGAGGATGCGTCGATAGAAATTGGTCGACGGATCGACGATCACGAGGACGGCCATCATAGCGATCGGGATGATCCAAGGTGGAACCCAACGCACCGCCGGGCCAATCAAATAGCAGGCCATGAGTACGGTGAGGAACCAGAGGTGGCTCGGCCCGCCCCGCCAGAATTCGATGGTCAAGAGGCTCTCTGGCGAGAGCGTTACTAACGCGATGATTACACCCCACACAAGGTAGGGCCATACGACCTTGCGGACCTAGCCCCCGTAATAGGTGGGTAGGGGCTTACGAACGGACGGGATTAGTAGCAGCCCCGACAGGAGCAGTAGCATCGGCATGCGGTAGGGCGCCAGGAACCCCGTGGAATAGTCGAGGAACTCCGCCACGTTGATGTCGGCGTAGGTGCGCGGGATGCCGTTGGAGTGCTGCAGTATGACGAGGAGTACGGCGATGCCGCGCAGAGCGTCCATGCCGTGTGAACGCGATGTGTTGGTTTGAGTGGTAGTCACCGCTACACCCTTTCCGTCTCTAATGCAGGACTTGATGGCTGAGATTTTCTGGAAGAGATCAGGGCTCACGAACCTTTCGTCTTCCGCGGGCTCGCGCCAGAGCGACAACCGCCGCTCCTAAGACCGCCCCCAACGTGTTCGCAACCACATCCCGGAGTGAGAACTCCCGCGGCAAGAACACGAGCTGCACGACTTCAATGCCTCCAGAAACAACGAGCGCCAGCAGCGGCCAAACCCACCAGGGCACGCGGCGCCAGAGCAGCGACGCTAACGCGACCGGCACAGCAAACAGCAGGACGTTCAGCCCGAACTCGTACCACCCGAGCGTCACGACACCGGGCATGCCGAGGCTCTTCCCCGCGTAGTACAGCCAGACGATTAGTCGGTTGAGCATCCAGCCGATCGGGAGAAACACGATGGCGAGGACGCCCGCGACGCAGAGCCCGAACGCGACCCACAGGATCGTTCGCGACGCCCCGCGACGACGCGGCTCACGGCCGGAGCCGTCGTCTACACCTTGATCGACGGTTCCACCCATGCGCGCACCTTCGCCGCGAAGTGCTCGTTGTCGAACTCGAGCGCGCGAGCCTTCGTCGCATCCCGGCGCACTTGCGCCGCGATCTCGACCGCTGCGGTCCAACTCAGCGCATCCTGTGGGTCGATCAGCGCGCCGGTCTCGCCGTCAACGACCGACTCGGCGGCGCCGCCCACGCGGTTCGCGATCACGGCGCATCCTGCGGCCATCGCCTCGACCGGCATGATGCCGAAGTCCTCGACGGGCGGGAACACGAAGGCCAGCGCACGCTGGTACAGCGCCCGAAGCATCTCGTTCGTGACGCGACCGAGGAAGAAGACCTTGGTACGCGCATCCGCCGCCTGCGCGCGAAGCCGCTGCTCCTCGGGGCCGCTGCCTGTGAGCACCACTGGCAGGCCGAGCGTCTCGCCCATCTCGATTACCTTCGCGTGGCCCTTGTACGGCACCATGCGCGAGCCCGCGAGCAGGAACTCGTCGCGGGGAAGCGACTCGAGCACCGCGTGCTCTTGTTCGGTGAGCTGCTCGGCCCAGTCCTCGACTTCGGCGATCTGTGCCGAGTCAACCGGGGGATGGATCACCACGGCATCCTGATCCCAGGCGCGGCGGATGCGGTCGCGAATGAACATACTATTCGCGGCGAAGGAGCCGGTGCGGCCGGCGGCCATCCGGTCGAGCGCACGCAGCGGGGGCGCCGCCGACTTCACGAGCGCGCTATCGCCGCGCTGGTCGTGCTCAGGCGCCCAGAGGTACCGCGCGGGGGAGTGCACGTAGTTGAACCGGGGAACGTCGGGGAAGGCTGCGCTCAGGTGGTGCGCGAACACGTACGAACTCGTGACGACCCAATCGGGCTGCAGGTGTCGCAGCTCGAATCGCCAGGTGGGGGACATCAGCGGCAGCGCAATCGCCTTGTGCCCGCGCAGGGGGCTGCGGCTCAGCCACGACTCGCGAACCGGAAGCACAGAGTGCCAGCGAGGATCGTCGTTCCACAGGCACGCGAGCTCGGCGGGTGGGAGCACGTCGATGAGGGCCGAAAGCACCTTCTCGGCACCGCCGTAGGGCTCAACCCAGTCCTGGGCGATTAGTCCCGCCATTGAGTCTCCTTCGGTGTCGGCATCAGTACGCGCCCTTCGGCGAAATCATGGTCCGCACCGTGCGCAGCACGATCAGCAGGTCTTCGATCAGCGACCAGTTCTCGACGTAATAGAGGTCGAGGCGGATGCTGTCCTCCCACGAGAGATCGCTACGGCCACTGACCTGCCACAGGCCGGTGATGCCCGGCTTCACGAGTAGCCGGCGATGCACCCAGGCCTCGTAGTTCTCGACCTCGCTCTGCAGCGGCGGCCGCGGGCCAACGATCGACATGTCGCCACGCAGGACGTTGTAGAACTGCGGCAGCTCGTCG
This DNA window, taken from Gulosibacter molinativorax, encodes the following:
- a CDS encoding glycosyltransferase family 4 protein, translated to MRLATISCWWAEEIQAGSTARIQEIRSIAKELDRIYVFSQNQVDIFAEIGIQSDRVLPVDFGVDHDFFTPAPTSTRRFQVLSVGIDRGRDYQSLVDAARLLPAVEFQIFTQAGRFSPDDLPRNVTVNSPVSLEEHRENLRSAKLVVIPTHDLAYPTGQSVLLEASACARPVLITDTEPMREYVIDGETGLFMPLHDAEGVASSISSALADEVRLNRIGKAARRSVESKFNFDSMWETIADDLRGLTTSKL
- a CDS encoding VanZ family protein — protein: MGGTVDQGVDDGSGREPRRRGASRTILWVAFGLCVAGVLAIVFLPIGWMLNRLIVWLYYAGKSLGMPGVVTLGWYEFGLNVLLFAVPVALASLLWRRVPWWVWPLLALVVSGGIEVVQLVFLPREFSLRDVVANTLGAVLGAAVVALARARGRRKVREP
- a CDS encoding glycosyltransferase — encoded protein: MAGLIAQDWVEPYGGAEKVLSALIDVLPPAELACLWNDDPRWHSVLPVRESWLSRSPLRGHKAIALPLMSPTWRFELRHLQPDWVVTSSYVFAHHLSAAFPDVPRFNYVHSPARYLWAPEHDQRGDSALVKSAAPPLRALDRMAAGRTGSFAANSMFIRDRIRRAWDQDAVVIHPPVDSAQIAEVEDWAEQLTEQEHAVLESLPRDEFLLAGSRMVPYKGHAKVIEMGETLGLPVVLTGSGPEEQRLRAQAADARTKVFFLGRVTNEMLRALYQRALAFVFPPVEDFGIMPVEAMAAGCAVIANRVGGAAESVVDGETGALIDPQDALSWTAAVEIAAQVRRDATKARALEFDNEHFAAKVRAWVEPSIKV